A part of Ignavibacteriales bacterium genomic DNA contains:
- a CDS encoding DUF4276 family protein → MNIYVVVEGERSARKIYKTWIPIVNPLLQSIDYLNQLSQNNFFILAGFGQSQFLTSQIENAINDVNNLPFDRLVLAIDSENQSFQEKFDELTERVRGLGCKIQVNYIIQHFCFETWLLGNKQTFRRKTEDNELQTFRAIFDVRNNDPELLPKNEERGWNRSQFALQYLKAGLRDVHPSNRSPYTKSHPGVVATEGYFNQVKNRHLDERHIMSFQGFLEAFI, encoded by the coding sequence GTGAACATTTATGTTGTTGTTGAGGGAGAACGTTCCGCCAGGAAAATCTATAAAACCTGGATCCCAATAGTAAACCCATTATTACAATCCATTGATTACTTAAATCAACTTAGTCAAAATAATTTTTTCATCTTAGCTGGATTTGGACAGTCTCAATTTCTGACTAGTCAAATCGAGAATGCCATTAATGATGTTAATAACCTCCCCTTTGACAGATTAGTCTTGGCTATAGATTCTGAAAATCAGAGTTTTCAAGAAAAGTTTGATGAATTAACAGAACGTGTCAGAGGACTTGGGTGTAAAATTCAAGTTAATTATATAATCCAACATTTTTGTTTCGAAACTTGGCTCTTGGGTAATAAACAAACATTTAGAAGAAAGACTGAAGATAATGAACTTCAGACATTCAGAGCCATATTTGATGTTCGTAATAACGATCCTGAATTATTACCTAAGAATGAAGAGAGGGGGTGGAATAGATCACAATTTGCGCTACAATACTTAAAAGCTGGCCTAAGAGATGTACATCCATCAAATAGAAGTCCTTACACAAAAAGTCACCCAGGTGTCGTTGCAACGGAAGGATACTTCAACCAAGTTAAAAATCGTCATTTGGATGAGCGCCATATAATGAGTTTCCAAGGCTTTCTTGAAGCATTTATTTAA
- a CDS encoding ATP-binding protein has translation MFEMYAQDYPLNIRLYVLSKYFPKIFKDIEIFYGETFGFISEMAILDSKEFESIELPGGAPIFCIKERNINKWLRLDELSSGMQKVLLILTDILSFPPGIIYLLDEYENSLGPGAIDFLPNLLASKEIDLQIIFTSHHPYIISHIPVDNWYVAHRNASKVQFEYGEKLVDRYKVSSQEKYIQLLNDPYYSEGIE, from the coding sequence TTGTTTGAGATGTATGCACAGGATTATCCTTTAAATATTAGACTTTATGTCTTATCTAAATACTTTCCAAAAATTTTCAAAGACATAGAAATATTCTACGGAGAAACATTTGGATTCATAAGTGAAATGGCAATTCTTGACAGTAAAGAATTTGAATCAATTGAGTTGCCCGGTGGGGCACCTATCTTTTGCATTAAGGAAAGAAATATTAATAAATGGCTTCGATTAGATGAACTTTCTTCAGGAATGCAAAAAGTATTACTTATACTTACCGATATTCTCTCATTTCCCCCTGGAATTATCTATTTATTAGATGAATATGAAAATTCTTTAGGTCCTGGCGCCATTGATTTCCTACCTAATCTCTTAGCATCTAAGGAGATAGATTTGCAGATAATATTCACAAGTCACCATCCGTATATAATTAGTCATATTCCTGTTGATAATTGGTATGTTGCCCATCGCAACGCTTCAAAAGTTCAATTTGAGTATGGGGAAAAATTAGTTGACAGATATAAGGTTTCAAGTCAAGAAAAATATATACAATTATTAAATGATCCTTATTATAGCGAGGGAATAGAGTGA
- the tnpA gene encoding IS200/IS605 family transposase, translated as MPHSLTKIWIHLIFGTKERFPLINQSFEKQLYSHIRNLLEKDFDCNVDIINGTADHIHISFLQNQNYSLAEIVKNIKGNSSHWINQSKFLKAKFAWQTGYGAFSVSESMINEMRKYIANQKEHHKKMSFADEYNRFAEKYGLNVENR; from the coding sequence ATGCCACACTCACTAACCAAAATCTGGATACATCTTATTTTCGGGACTAAGGAAAGATTTCCACTTATAAATCAGTCCTTTGAAAAGCAGCTATACAGTCATATCAGAAATCTACTTGAAAAAGATTTTGACTGTAATGTTGATATAATTAACGGAACTGCAGACCACATTCACATTTCATTTTTACAAAATCAAAATTATTCGCTTGCTGAAATTGTAAAGAATATAAAAGGAAATTCTTCCCATTGGATAAATCAAAGTAAATTTTTGAAAGCTAAATTTGCATGGCAAACCGGCTATGGGGCTTTTTCTGTAAGTGAGTCGATGATCAATGAAATGCGAAAGTATATAGCAAATCAGAAGGAGCACCACAAGAAGATGAGCTTTGCAGACGAATACAATAGATTTGCCGAGAAGTATGGATTAAATGTAGAAAACCGATGA
- a CDS encoding Glu-tRNA(Gln) amidotransferase GatDE subunit E, translated as MYDFIFKPFNEMTEDDYKKIGFKSGLEIHQQLLTEKKLFCRCPAGKYTREFDAEILRHMRPTLSEMGVYDGTALMEFKTKKNIIYHIKRETVCTYEMDDTPPFLINEDALEIAIGIGILYNCNIVDELHIARKQYLDGSIPTGFQRTAIYALDGWIPYKDRKVKIVQMSIEEDSCREVSDIGHERVYLTDRLGMPLIETVTEPAMRTPQEVVEIKGVPQITLIPLLTYNEAMRQWNLLRLREELKKRGITPETFKAESYDITKLLKKVHYAPLKSAADSGMKISCVVLKGFKDLLHWHTQTDTYFSKEISDRVRVIACLTNIPNLIHSDSKSDTISSADWLKIKKFTNAADTDTMVIVWGSDDDVKTAVNEIIIRAKEATIGIPSETRQAMSDGTNGFERILPGADRMYPDTDLPPKKITKEKLDKIKSWLPQQFWKRIEWYIKLGIPKDTIEELSISPYADLFKKAVNDWKINPTTVSVFLIQYPKRLKKKGSMIEWMHEGMFEGILKSFAVGKIPQDALLTTLKTVAELGAFTEEVIQNPASEKEVDEIINSAKSDCDKMTIYNQNSKSILLMGMIMKKLRGRIPAKDVADRIGFVN; from the coding sequence ATGTACGATTTTATCTTCAAACCCTTCAATGAAATGACTGAAGACGATTACAAAAAGATCGGATTCAAATCTGGATTAGAAATTCATCAACAACTTTTAACCGAGAAAAAACTTTTCTGCCGCTGTCCAGCAGGAAAATATACCAGGGAATTTGATGCGGAAATTTTACGCCACATGCGTCCCACTCTTTCTGAAATGGGGGTTTATGACGGTACAGCTTTAATGGAATTTAAGACTAAGAAAAACATCATTTATCACATCAAACGCGAAACAGTTTGTACTTACGAAATGGATGACACTCCGCCATTCCTAATAAACGAAGATGCTCTTGAGATAGCAATTGGAATTGGAATCTTATACAACTGTAACATAGTCGATGAGCTTCATATTGCGCGCAAGCAGTATTTAGATGGAAGTATTCCAACAGGTTTTCAGCGAACAGCAATATATGCTCTTGATGGATGGATTCCGTACAAAGATAGAAAAGTAAAAATTGTTCAGATGTCTATTGAAGAAGATTCGTGCAGGGAAGTTTCTGACATCGGACACGAAAGAGTTTATCTTACAGACCGACTCGGTATGCCGTTGATTGAAACTGTAACTGAACCTGCAATGCGAACACCGCAAGAAGTCGTTGAAATTAAAGGCGTTCCTCAGATTACATTAATTCCGCTTCTTACTTATAACGAAGCGATGAGACAATGGAATCTTTTACGATTAAGAGAGGAATTAAAAAAACGCGGCATAACACCCGAAACATTTAAAGCTGAATCTTATGACATAACAAAACTGTTAAAGAAAGTTCATTACGCCCCATTAAAAAGTGCTGCAGATTCTGGAATGAAAATTAGTTGCGTTGTGTTAAAAGGATTTAAAGATTTACTCCATTGGCACACACAAACCGACACTTATTTCTCAAAAGAAATTTCTGATCGCGTTAGAGTTATTGCTTGCTTAACTAACATTCCTAATCTTATACACTCAGATAGCAAGAGCGATACAATTAGTTCAGCTGATTGGTTAAAAATTAAAAAATTTACAAACGCTGCTGATACTGATACAATGGTAATTGTGTGGGGAAGTGACGATGATGTTAAAACAGCAGTAAATGAAATTATAATTCGCGCGAAAGAAGCAACAATAGGAATTCCATCTGAAACGCGACAAGCAATGAGCGATGGAACAAACGGATTTGAACGCATACTTCCGGGGGCGGATAGAATGTATCCTGATACAGATCTTCCGCCGAAAAAGATTACTAAAGAAAAATTAGATAAAATAAAATCCTGGTTACCACAGCAATTCTGGAAAAGAATAGAATGGTATATCAAGCTCGGAATTCCCAAAGACACAATTGAAGAACTGTCCATTTCTCCTTATGCAGATCTTTTTAAGAAAGCTGTAAATGATTGGAAAATAAATCCAACGACGGTGTCAGTATTTCTTATTCAATATCCTAAAAGATTGAAAAAGAAAGGAAGCATGATTGAATGGATGCATGAAGGAATGTTTGAGGGAATATTAAAATCCTTTGCTGTGGGAAAAATTCCACAAGATGCTTTGCTCACAACATTAAAAACAGTTGCCGAGCTTGGAGCTTTCACAGAAGAAGTGATTCAGAATCCTGCAAGTGAAAAAGAAGTTGATGAAATAATTAATTCTGCAAAATCAGATTGTGATAAGATGACCATTTATAATCAAAACAGTAAAAGTATTTTGTTGATGGGAATGATAATGAAAAAACTTCGCGGCAGAATTCCTGCAAAAGATGTTGCTGATAGAATTGGTTTTGTAAATTAA
- a CDS encoding Bro-N domain-containing protein, which yields MEKIKTAVKIFEQKRVRSLWNEQEEKWYFSVIDVIAILTEQTHYQKARKYWNKLKERLLSEGNETVTNCHQLKLEADDGKMRLTDVLDTEQFFRLVQSIPSKKAEPFKLWLAKVARERIDEIEDPEIGIDRLMETYLKKGYSKEWINQRLKSIEVRKDLTDEWDNRGVKKGQEYAILTDEITKAWSSFSVKQYKKHKGLKKENLRDNMSNLELVLNMLAEATTTEISKEKKPKTFDENKIIAKQGGTIAGNTRKEIEKKTGKKVVTKLNAKNYLNDKKKLK from the coding sequence ATGGAAAAAATTAAGACAGCCGTAAAGATATTTGAGCAAAAACGAGTTCGTTCTCTCTGGAATGAACAGGAGGAAAAGTGGTACTTTTCTGTTATTGATGTTATTGCCATATTAACCGAACAAACACATTACCAGAAAGCCAGAAAATATTGGAATAAGTTAAAAGAAAGATTATTATCCGAAGGAAATGAAACGGTGACAAATTGTCACCAGTTGAAATTAGAGGCAGATGATGGTAAAATGCGGTTGACAGACGTTTTGGATACAGAACAGTTTTTTAGATTAGTGCAGTCAATCCCTTCTAAAAAAGCAGAGCCATTTAAACTGTGGCTGGCTAAAGTAGCAAGAGAACGCATTGATGAAATTGAGGATCCTGAAATAGGTATAGATCGATTGATGGAAACATACCTTAAAAAAGGATACAGTAAAGAATGGATTAATCAACGTTTAAAAAGTATTGAGGTACGAAAAGATCTAACTGATGAATGGGATAATCGAGGAGTAAAAAAAGGGCAAGAGTATGCTATACTTACTGATGAAATTACAAAAGCCTGGAGCAGTTTTTCTGTTAAGCAATACAAAAAGCATAAAGGATTAAAAAAAGAAAATCTAAGAGATAACATGAGCAATTTGGAACTTGTTCTAAATATGCTTGCCGAAGCTACCACAACAGAAATTAGCAAAGAAAAGAAACCAAAAACATTTGATGAAAATAAAATCATTGCAAAACAAGGAGGGACAATTGCGGGAAATACTCGAAAAGAAATAGAGAAAAAAACAGGCAAGAAGGTGGTTACAAAACTAAATGCAAAAAATTATTTAAATGACAAAAAGAAATTAAAATAA
- a CDS encoding acyl-CoA dehydrogenase family protein: MMELKFTEEQIMLRDMVRDFTNNEIKPIASKIDKEGKIPTDLIKKMAELGFLGVAFPEKFGGGGFGELGYCLMQEEIARGCMSTATFIGAHQSIGTNAIFNGASEEQKMKFIPPLAAGEKIAAFGLTEATAGSDSFHIKTKAELVGNEWVINGEKLWITNGGLANIISLFARTGKGISLFVVETERDGFKAGPPEKKMGIKGSMTNALSFENVRIPKENLIGTEGRGFVYAMRTLDAGRLGLGAACLGASKELLELSTKYSKERIQFDHPIAQFQAIQFMLAEMAVMTYNMESIVYRTAADYEFGKDISRQSAMVKLYCSESLDKIADCAVQIHGGMGYSQELSIERMYRDSRINRIFEGTNEIQKGIIAREVIKKNGKV, translated from the coding sequence ATGATGGAACTTAAGTTTACAGAAGAACAAATCATGCTTCGCGATATGGTTCGTGATTTCACAAATAATGAGATAAAGCCAATTGCTTCAAAAATTGACAAAGAAGGAAAAATCCCTACGGACCTAATCAAGAAAATGGCTGAGCTTGGATTCCTTGGAGTGGCATTCCCCGAAAAATTTGGAGGCGGTGGTTTTGGCGAATTAGGATATTGCTTGATGCAGGAAGAAATTGCACGCGGCTGCATGTCAACCGCAACTTTTATCGGCGCTCATCAATCTATCGGCACAAATGCAATATTCAATGGTGCTTCCGAAGAACAGAAAATGAAATTTATCCCTCCTCTTGCTGCAGGCGAAAAAATCGCTGCTTTCGGATTGACCGAGGCAACTGCTGGCTCCGATTCTTTTCACATAAAAACCAAAGCCGAACTCGTTGGAAATGAGTGGGTGATAAATGGAGAAAAACTATGGATTACAAACGGCGGACTTGCAAATATCATTTCACTTTTTGCACGAACAGGAAAAGGGATTAGTTTATTTGTTGTTGAAACAGAACGCGATGGTTTTAAAGCCGGTCCTCCCGAAAAGAAAATGGGAATCAAAGGCAGCATGACTAACGCATTAAGTTTTGAAAATGTCCGCATTCCGAAAGAAAATCTTATCGGTACTGAAGGAAGGGGTTTCGTTTATGCGATGCGGACTCTTGACGCTGGAAGATTAGGTTTAGGCGCCGCCTGCCTCGGAGCTTCGAAAGAATTACTTGAACTTTCTACTAAATATTCAAAAGAAAGAATTCAGTTCGATCATCCTATCGCACAATTTCAAGCAATACAATTTATGCTTGCTGAAATGGCTGTGATGACTTACAACATGGAATCAATAGTTTACCGCACTGCTGCGGATTATGAATTTGGGAAAGATATTTCACGTCAGTCTGCAATGGTAAAATTATACTGCTCCGAATCGCTTGACAAAATAGCAGATTGCGCAGTACAGATTCATGGCGGGATGGGGTATTCACAGGAATTGTCAATCGAACGTATGTATCGGGATTCTCGCATCAATAGAATTTTTGAAGGAACAAATGAAATCCAAAAAGGAATTATCGCAAGGGAAGTAATCAAGAAGAACGGTAAAGTTTAA
- a CDS encoding YwbE family protein → MSEIKRAEIKTGMQVKIVLKEDQRTGNLTEGIVKDILTKSPKHPHGIKVRLETGEVGRVKEVLN, encoded by the coding sequence ATGAGTGAAATTAAGCGAGCTGAAATAAAAACGGGAATGCAAGTAAAAATAGTTTTGAAAGAAGACCAACGTACCGGCAATCTTACAGAAGGAATTGTTAAAGATATTCTAACAAAATCTCCAAAGCATCCTCACGGAATAAAAGTACGGCTTGAAACAGGTGAAGTTGGACGGGTTAAGGAAGTTTTGAATTAG
- a CDS encoding GNAT family N-acetyltransferase encodes MNNLNLKKAEIEDAELIYKLIDESRENLRQWLTWVDISKSPIFTENYLIENLLSDFYSGRSIFEIFLDDNFCGMIDLHNGNKELKSVDIGYWVGEKYQGRNIATDACRLLINLVFNNYEIDTIFIRCAEENVKSRSIPQKLSFELVDTTSEILIRDKTYRLLVYSLKKSAWTALQ; translated from the coding sequence GTGAATAATTTAAATTTAAAAAAAGCTGAAATTGAGGATGCAGAACTAATCTATAAATTAATAGATGAGTCACGTGAGAATCTTCGTCAATGGCTTACCTGGGTTGATATTTCTAAATCACCAATCTTTACCGAAAATTATCTTATTGAAAATTTACTTTCTGATTTTTACTCTGGCAGATCGATTTTTGAAATATTTCTTGATGATAATTTTTGTGGAATGATTGATCTTCATAATGGAAACAAAGAATTGAAATCTGTTGATATCGGATATTGGGTCGGAGAAAAATATCAAGGCAGAAACATTGCAACTGATGCTTGTAGATTATTAATCAACTTAGTCTTTAACAATTATGAGATTGACACTATATTTATAAGATGCGCTGAAGAGAACGTAAAAAGCCGCAGCATTCCTCAGAAATTATCTTTTGAATTGGTCGACACGACCTCAGAAATATTGATTCGTGACAAAACCTATAGACTGTTAGTTTATTCATTAAAAAAATCCGCATGGACCGCATTACAGTAA
- a CDS encoding peptidase C1, producing the protein MKSSISILFFTFCFSLSIIYAQDKNKGIFTEPKPGYYDEILKNINEFQNPPKEKKQYFKLDFTGMDIPKSKEEFKSFWHNDPISQGQTGTCWSFSTTSFFESEVYRLTGKEVSLSPIYTAYWEYVEKAKEFIRTRGKSLFEEGSEANAVSRIYREYGIVPANVCSGLLPGQLSHDHSKLINEMKTYLESVKTTNSWNEKEVVEVIKSILNHYLGEMPTEVVADGNKYTPKEYLNNYLKLNMDDYVDVLSYMQKPYWQQVEYEVPDNWWHNKDYFNVPLDDFMTILKNAIKNGYTLAIGGDVSEAGYDSWTKCAVVPTFDIPSEYIDENARQFRFSNQTTTDDHGIHLVGYKELDGTTWFLIKDSGAGSRNTGDKGYYFYHEDYVKLKIMDFMVHKDMFKDYFSKFNK; encoded by the coding sequence ATGAAATCTTCGATCTCAATTCTCTTTTTCACTTTCTGTTTTAGTCTTTCAATTATTTATGCTCAAGATAAAAACAAAGGCATCTTTACCGAGCCTAAGCCAGGCTATTATGATGAAATTCTGAAAAACATTAATGAATTTCAAAACCCACCCAAAGAAAAAAAGCAGTACTTTAAACTTGATTTTACCGGAATGGATATCCCCAAATCGAAAGAAGAGTTTAAATCTTTCTGGCACAATGATCCGATTTCACAAGGTCAAACAGGCACTTGCTGGTCTTTCTCTACCACCTCCTTCTTCGAATCGGAAGTCTATCGTTTAACCGGAAAAGAAGTTAGTCTTTCTCCAATTTATACTGCTTATTGGGAATATGTTGAAAAAGCAAAAGAGTTTATTCGCACGCGCGGTAAATCTCTTTTTGAAGAAGGCTCCGAAGCAAACGCTGTTTCAAGAATCTATCGTGAATATGGAATTGTTCCTGCAAATGTTTGTTCCGGCTTACTTCCCGGTCAACTTTCTCACGATCACAGCAAATTGATAAATGAAATGAAGACCTATCTTGAATCTGTCAAGACAACCAATTCTTGGAATGAAAAGGAAGTCGTTGAGGTAATAAAATCAATACTTAATCACTATCTTGGCGAAATGCCAACAGAAGTTGTTGCCGATGGAAACAAATATACTCCAAAAGAATATCTAAATAATTATTTAAAATTAAATATGGATGATTATGTAGATGTTTTATCATATATGCAAAAACCGTATTGGCAGCAAGTTGAATATGAAGTACCTGATAACTGGTGGCACAACAAAGATTATTTCAACGTTCCTCTTGATGATTTTATGACAATACTAAAAAATGCAATTAAGAATGGCTACACATTGGCAATTGGCGGAGATGTTAGCGAAGCTGGTTATGATAGCTGGACAAAGTGTGCGGTCGTTCCAACGTTTGATATTCCGTCTGAATATATTGATGAGAACGCAAGGCAATTTAGATTCAGTAATCAAACAACAACTGATGATCACGGAATCCATTTGGTTGGATATAAAGAACTCGATGGCACGACATGGTTCTTGATAAAAGATTCAGGTGCTGGCTCTCGCAACACGGGAGATAAAGGATACTATTTTTATCACGAAGATTACGTTAAACTTAAAATAATGGATTTTATGGTTCATAAAGATATGTTTAAGGATTATTTCTCAAAGTTTAATAAATAG
- a CDS encoding lamin tail domain-containing protein, whose translation MFDLPDYERNSIIINEIMFDPDIDNSEFIELLNLSADSINIGGWKIEDLSGNFYKLAETSFFLPKEKYFILAADSLMLKKYLLTDYRYKTLSGESSLGLLNSGEAVILKDVKRNIIDSVFYSDKWHNKNISILKNRSLERINPTLNSNDPLNWSTSVSNFGATPAEQNSIFTDNLNSTANISVSPNPFSPDNDGFEDFAIISYNLSQPVAQVRIKIFDSRGRLVRTLANNLASGSNGSIVFDGLEDDGQPMRIGIYIIFLEALNDNSGVVETLKTVVVVARKL comes from the coding sequence TTGTTTGACTTACCTGACTATGAAAGAAATTCAATTATTATAAACGAAATAATGTTTGATCCGGATATTGATAACAGCGAGTTTATCGAGTTATTAAATTTAAGTGCTGACTCTATAAATATTGGTGGGTGGAAAATCGAAGACTTAAGCGGAAATTTTTACAAATTGGCAGAGACAAGTTTCTTCCTTCCTAAAGAAAAATATTTTATTCTTGCTGCAGATTCACTGATGTTAAAAAAATATTTACTTACGGACTATCGCTACAAAACACTCTCAGGTGAATCAAGCCTCGGCTTACTGAACTCCGGTGAAGCAGTGATATTAAAAGATGTAAAAAGAAATATTATTGATTCGGTTTTTTATTCGGATAAATGGCACAATAAAAACATTTCGATTCTAAAAAACCGATCTCTCGAAAGAATCAATCCTACACTCAACTCGAATGATCCTCTAAATTGGAGTACTTCAGTTTCCAATTTTGGAGCAACACCTGCCGAACAAAACAGTATCTTCACAGATAATTTGAATAGCACTGCAAATATTTCTGTTTCACCAAATCCCTTTTCACCGGATAACGATGGCTTCGAGGATTTTGCAATTATTAGTTACAATCTTTCACAACCCGTTGCTCAAGTAAGAATAAAAATATTTGATAGTCGTGGGAGATTAGTGCGAACACTTGCAAATAATTTGGCAAGCGGATCAAACGGCTCAATTGTATTTGATGGACTAGAGGATGACGGACAACCAATGAGGATTGGCATCTACATAATCTTTCTCGAAGCATTAAATGATAACTCCGGTGTTGTTGAAACATTAAAAACAGTGGTTGTAGTAGCAAGAAAACTTTAA